One Lentimicrobiaceae bacterium genomic window carries:
- a CDS encoding Nif3-like dinuclear metal center hexameric protein → MLIKDIIKVIEFTAPLQLQESYDNSGLLTGHPLNEANGALITLDVTEAVIDEAIGKGLNLIIAHHPVIFKALKRINGNNEVERCVIKAIRHDIALYAAHTNLDNVSQGVNAMLCSKLGIGKTKILSPVQGVLRKLVVFVPENYANQVRQAMFDAGAGQIGNYDSCSFNLSGDGTFRAGEGTLPFVGEKGVLHTEKETRIETIIPSYLESKVMNAVFSAHPYEEVAWDSYALTNQAPVFGAGMIGLLEKEMHETEFLNKVKDILGSACIKYSPLTGKKVRKIAVCGGSGNFLIADAMRTGADVFLTGELKYHDYFLAEGKILLVEAGHFETEQFTKELLYQVVKEKFPTFALQISSINTNPVNCL, encoded by the coding sequence ATGCTGATAAAAGATATTATTAAAGTTATTGAATTTACTGCCCCACTGCAGTTACAGGAATCTTATGATAATTCAGGGTTATTAACTGGTCATCCTTTGAATGAGGCTAATGGGGCGTTGATAACACTTGATGTGACGGAAGCCGTCATTGACGAAGCAATCGGCAAAGGCCTGAATTTGATCATCGCACATCATCCCGTTATATTTAAGGCACTCAAAAGAATTAACGGAAACAATGAGGTGGAAAGGTGTGTGATAAAGGCAATCCGTCATGATATTGCTCTTTATGCAGCTCATACAAATCTTGACAATGTGTCTCAGGGCGTAAATGCCATGCTCTGCAGTAAGCTTGGAATTGGCAAAACTAAAATATTAAGTCCTGTTCAGGGTGTTCTCAGGAAACTTGTTGTTTTTGTACCTGAAAACTATGCTAACCAGGTTAGGCAGGCAATGTTTGATGCAGGGGCAGGGCAAATTGGGAATTATGATTCATGCAGCTTTAACCTTTCAGGTGATGGCACATTCAGGGCGGGTGAGGGCACTTTGCCTTTTGTGGGTGAAAAGGGGGTGCTGCATACTGAAAAAGAAACCAGAATTGAAACCATAATTCCATCCTATCTTGAATCAAAGGTTATGAACGCTGTTTTTTCAGCTCATCCATATGAAGAGGTGGCATGGGATTCTTATGCTTTGACAAATCAGGCGCCGGTTTTTGGAGCCGGAATGATTGGTTTGCTCGAAAAGGAAATGCATGAAACCGAATTTCTTAATAAGGTAAAGGATATTTTAGGTTCAGCTTGTATTAAATATTCACCATTGACCGGTAAAAAAGTGCGCAAGATCGCGGTTTGTGGAGGCTCGGGCAACTTTTTAATTGCCGATGCCATGCGCACTGGAGCTGATGTATTTCTTACCGGAGAGCTCAAATATCATGATTATTTTCTGGCTGAAGGAAAAATTTTACTGGTAGAGGCAGGTCATTTTGAAACAGAACAATTTACGAAAGAATTATTATATCAGGTTGTTAAAGAAAAATTTCCTACCTTTGCACTCCAAATTTCAAGCATCAATACCAATCCGGTTAACTGTCTGTAA
- a CDS encoding tetratricopeptide repeat protein: MKKFFVFIVFLGLPFLSRANVYQMNENCLQAYRLILSLRFQEAETFLKAEKMAHPENNIVDYLENYQWFLKVIISEDENVFKSEANARQHRLDRFEMGNPDSPWHLYCQAQLNMQWAFARLKFGQFATAALEFNRAYRQLLKNQKLFPSFLPNKTALGLMHVLIGSIPDGYKWIAKAVSVDGTVNEGVAELRQVMRLSEEKTLFPFLQTETLFMYTFITFNMASSTENMAVLEGYLSKTEMKAQIQSNPLLTYAASSYFLHTGKNAHALEILMNRQKSNLYYPFYYLDYLTGVAMLNKLDFGARLYFLRYIYHFKGASFIKSACQRIAWIGLLNNDVKEYQAYMERVKLLGRKEIDGDKQAMFEANQKAPPDVNLLKARLLFDGGYYQRAASLLEAISKNDFIAAREKLEYTYRLGRIYDAWGIPEKAIPYYKLTIADGADKSWYFAANSALHLGMIYEAAGNLKDAINCYERCLSMDFKEYNFSITQKARAGLNRLK, encoded by the coding sequence ATGAAGAAATTTTTCGTTTTCATCGTCTTTTTGGGACTCCCGTTTTTGAGCCGGGCTAACGTTTATCAGATGAACGAAAATTGCCTTCAGGCTTACAGGCTTATTTTATCCCTTAGGTTCCAGGAAGCTGAAACCTTTTTGAAGGCCGAAAAAATGGCTCATCCTGAGAACAATATCGTTGATTATCTCGAAAACTATCAATGGTTTCTGAAGGTGATTATTTCTGAGGATGAGAATGTGTTTAAAAGCGAGGCAAACGCTAGACAACATAGACTGGACCGTTTTGAAATGGGGAATCCTGATTCTCCCTGGCACCTTTATTGCCAGGCCCAGTTGAATATGCAGTGGGCTTTTGCCAGGCTCAAGTTTGGTCAGTTTGCAACGGCTGCTTTGGAATTTAACAGAGCTTACCGCCAGTTGTTGAAGAATCAAAAGCTATTCCCTTCTTTTTTACCAAACAAGACTGCTTTAGGCTTGATGCATGTGCTAATTGGTTCCATTCCTGATGGGTATAAGTGGATTGCAAAAGCCGTTTCTGTTGATGGAACTGTAAATGAGGGGGTTGCTGAACTCCGGCAGGTGATGCGTCTATCAGAAGAGAAAACGCTTTTCCCGTTTTTGCAAACTGAAACGCTTTTTATGTATACTTTCATTACTTTCAACATGGCTTCTTCTACTGAAAATATGGCCGTGCTTGAAGGTTATCTGTCAAAAACAGAAATGAAAGCCCAAATTCAATCCAATCCTTTATTAACGTATGCGGCCTCATCTTACTTTCTACATACTGGTAAGAATGCACATGCGCTTGAAATATTGATGAATCGTCAGAAAAGTAATCTTTATTATCCGTTCTATTATCTTGATTATCTGACAGGGGTTGCCATGTTAAACAAACTTGATTTTGGTGCGCGTTTATATTTCTTAAGATATATCTATCACTTTAAAGGTGCTAGTTTTATTAAGTCAGCCTGTCAGCGTATAGCCTGGATTGGTTTGCTGAATAACGATGTAAAAGAATATCAGGCCTATATGGAAAGGGTTAAATTGCTGGGAAGAAAAGAGATTGATGGAGATAAGCAGGCTATGTTTGAAGCTAATCAAAAAGCGCCACCTGATGTCAATTTACTTAAAGCCCGCCTGTTGTTTGATGGAGGATATTATCAGCGCGCTGCTTCATTGCTGGAGGCAATCTCGAAAAATGACTTTATTGCGGCAAGGGAAAAGCTTGAATATACTTATCGCCTTGGCCGGATTTATGATGCCTGGGGAATCCCTGAAAAGGCTATTCCCTATTATAAACTTACAATCGCCGATGGAGCAGATAAGTCATGGTATTTTGCCGCTAACTCTGCGCTTCACCTTGGAATGATTTATGAAGCAGCAGGTAACCTTAAAGATGCCATAAATTGCTATGAGCGATGTCTTTCAATGGATTTTAAGGAATATAATTTCAGTATTACGCAAAAGGCCAGGGCTGGGCTCAATAGATTAAAGTAG
- a CDS encoding purine-nucleoside phosphorylase, with amino-acid sequence MLTKIKESVDYINQFVKEAPEAGIILGTGLGGLTREIITEKEIPYSEIPNFPVSTVEGHKGQLIFGTLGGKRIVAMQGRFHFYEGWTMQEIVFPIRVMKALGIKILFVSNASGGLNPGFEVGDIMFITDHINLMGTNPLIGKNYDELGPRFPDMSEAYDRTILDKASDIASRNQIPFRTGVYAAVTGPTFETPAEYRYIHVIGADAVGMSTVPEVIAARHMNIPVFAVSVISDLGVPGKIVEVSHKIVIDAASKAEPLMTRIISELLREVSL; translated from the coding sequence ATGTTAACAAAAATTAAAGAAAGCGTTGATTATATCAACCAATTTGTAAAAGAAGCCCCCGAAGCGGGTATTATTTTAGGAACCGGATTAGGAGGACTTACCCGTGAAATCATTACTGAAAAGGAAATTCCCTACAGTGAAATCCCCAATTTCCCGGTATCAACAGTTGAAGGACATAAAGGCCAATTAATTTTTGGAACCCTTGGCGGGAAAAGAATTGTTGCCATGCAGGGACGTTTTCATTTTTATGAAGGCTGGACAATGCAGGAAATTGTTTTCCCAATTAGAGTAATGAAAGCTTTGGGTATAAAAATTCTATTCGTTTCAAATGCCAGTGGCGGACTCAACCCCGGCTTTGAAGTAGGTGATATCATGTTCATTACAGATCACATCAACCTGATGGGGACAAACCCACTCATTGGTAAGAATTATGATGAACTGGGCCCCCGTTTCCCTGATATGAGTGAAGCCTATGATCGCACTATTCTGGATAAAGCATCTGACATTGCCAGCCGGAATCAGATTCCCTTCCGCACTGGTGTGTATGCTGCTGTTACGGGACCTACATTTGAAACTCCGGCCGAATACCGCTACATTCATGTGATAGGTGCAGATGCAGTTGGTATGTCAACCGTGCCTGAAGTTATTGCGGCCCGACACATGAACATTCCTGTTTTTGCTGTTTCTGTAATTTCTGACTTAGGGGTTCCGGGTAAAATAGTAGAAGTGTCGCATAAAATTGTAATTGATGCCGCCAGCAAAGCCGAACCTTTAATGACCCGTATTATAAGCGAACTACTTCGGGAGGTTTCCCTGTAA
- the lpxK gene encoding tetraacyldisaccharide 4'-kinase, translating to MEFLRLLVLPFSLLYGLVISIRNLLFELKILPSEQFPLKIISVGNLSAGGTGKTPHVEYLIRLLSPETTLCTLSRGYGRKTKGFIAASEKDDALSIGDEPMQYYKKFSNISVFVDENRRRGIKNILSNNPSIRALLLDDAFQHRYVKPGLSILLTDYHKLYYNDYLIPSGTLREPIRGAARADIVIITKTPKVLSPFVRRKIVNDLKLKPHQKVYFSYIKYGQIHALWKADFKFLPEKKYSHILLFAGIANPYPLQDQLRKHCNELTTMLFPDHHQYTLSDLEVIKRNFDDLYSRNKLLITTEKDAMRLITDELMEKAIQMPVHYLPIEVDFHGGDKSQFDEQIRTYVNKN from the coding sequence GTGGAATTTCTCAGACTTTTGGTACTCCCCTTTTCATTGCTGTATGGCCTTGTCATAAGCATACGAAACCTGTTGTTTGAACTGAAAATTTTACCTTCAGAGCAATTTCCATTAAAAATAATTTCAGTTGGCAACCTTTCAGCAGGCGGAACAGGAAAAACGCCACACGTTGAGTACCTCATCCGGTTGCTTTCGCCTGAAACAACACTTTGCACCCTTAGCCGGGGATATGGGAGAAAAACCAAAGGGTTTATAGCAGCCAGTGAAAAAGACGACGCATTGAGCATTGGCGATGAACCAATGCAATATTATAAGAAATTCAGCAACATTAGCGTTTTTGTTGACGAGAACCGGCGGCGGGGAATAAAAAATATTCTTTCAAATAATCCTTCTATCCGTGCTCTTTTACTTGATGATGCATTTCAGCATCGCTATGTAAAACCAGGGCTTTCCATACTACTCACTGACTACCATAAACTTTATTACAATGATTATCTGATACCCTCGGGCACCTTGCGCGAGCCTATCCGCGGTGCTGCAAGAGCTGACATTGTGATTATTACAAAAACCCCTAAAGTATTATCACCATTTGTAAGACGTAAAATTGTGAACGACCTGAAACTTAAACCGCATCAGAAAGTTTACTTTTCATATATAAAATACGGACAGATACATGCTCTGTGGAAAGCTGATTTCAAATTCTTGCCTGAAAAAAAATACAGTCACATACTTTTATTTGCCGGCATTGCTAATCCGTATCCACTTCAGGATCAGCTCAGAAAGCACTGTAATGAGCTAACCACCATGCTGTTTCCTGATCATCATCAATACACATTGTCAGATCTGGAGGTAATCAAAAGAAATTTTGACGATCTTTACAGCCGGAATAAGCTCTTAATTACCACTGAAAAAGATGCTATGAGGTTGATTACAGATGAATTAATGGAAAAAGCAATTCAAATGCCAGTCCATTATCTTCCGATAGAGGTTGATTTTCATGGAGGTGATAAAAGCCAATTTGACGAACAAATAAGAACTTATGTTAACAAAAATTAA